In one window of Sphingomonas glaciei DNA:
- the otsB gene encoding trehalose-phosphatase has product MPLPAPPTNLLKDSVLFLDFDGTLVPIAERPDAITVDPDLLPLLERLCDKLEGRLVLVSGRATADVRRWLGSDRLRVVGSHGLERDGVEIRRSAALDECMPFLHEVETQHAGVIVEEKPFGAAIHFRNAPEAETACRVAALHVAASADMRVLPGKMVFEIKPANGNKGTAIVAMMTEPELAKRRALFLGDDITDEFGFVAVRGLGGAGILVGDERETAATYRLGGVDQVHRWLAEACEELP; this is encoded by the coding sequence ATGCCCTTACCCGCACCACCGACGAATCTGTTAAAAGACTCCGTCCTCTTTCTGGACTTCGACGGGACGCTCGTGCCGATTGCCGAACGCCCCGACGCGATTACCGTAGACCCCGACCTTCTTCCTCTGCTTGAGCGGCTTTGCGACAAGCTCGAAGGACGCCTCGTCCTTGTCAGCGGGCGGGCGACGGCCGACGTCAGGCGATGGCTGGGGTCCGACCGGCTGAGGGTCGTCGGAAGCCACGGGCTGGAACGCGATGGGGTCGAAATACGCCGGTCTGCCGCACTGGACGAATGCATGCCCTTTCTCCACGAAGTGGAGACGCAGCACGCCGGCGTGATCGTCGAGGAGAAGCCGTTCGGGGCGGCGATCCATTTCCGCAATGCCCCGGAGGCCGAGACGGCCTGCCGGGTGGCGGCGCTCCATGTCGCCGCGAGCGCCGACATGCGCGTGCTGCCGGGCAAGATGGTGTTCGAGATCAAGCCCGCCAATGGAAACAAGGGAACAGCCATCGTGGCGATGATGACCGAGCCCGAACTCGCAAAGCGCCGGGCACTATTCCTCGGTGACGACATTACCGATGAATTTGGCTTCGTCGCCGTCCGCGGTCTGGGCGGCGCAGGAATTCTGGTCGGGGACGAACGGGAGACGGCAGCGACTTACCGGTTGGGGGGTGTCGACCAAGTGCATCGCTGGCTCGCCGAGGCATGCGAGGAACTGCCATGA
- a CDS encoding DUF979 domain-containing protein, whose protein sequence is MITLHWLYVLAGAMFAGFAILSAADRSNGKRWGNAAFWGLMALSLLAGDLIGDLGNGLLVLGLAALAGFGLVGRGNPPTTSIEERDAWSAKLGNRLFLPALIIPVTALFGTLLYTYTPLGASGLFEAKRETYILLGLGVLLALLTIFVWLRPPLLTPLQEGRRLIDSIGWAAVLPQMLAALGVLFAAAGVGDIIGGLTRAVIPEGSIFLTAAVFGVGMALFTMIMGNAFAAFPVMAAAVGVPLLIQDYGGDPAVIGAVGMLAGFCGTLMTPMAANFNLVPAALLELKDQYGVIKAQVATALPLLVFNILIISVAAFR, encoded by the coding sequence ATGATCACGCTGCACTGGCTGTACGTCCTGGCGGGCGCGATGTTCGCAGGCTTCGCGATCCTTAGCGCCGCCGACCGCAGCAACGGCAAGAGGTGGGGCAATGCCGCCTTCTGGGGCTTGATGGCGCTGAGCCTGCTCGCCGGCGACCTGATCGGCGACCTTGGCAACGGGTTGCTGGTGCTGGGACTGGCGGCGCTTGCCGGCTTTGGCCTGGTTGGACGCGGCAATCCGCCGACCACCAGCATCGAAGAGCGCGACGCCTGGTCGGCAAAGCTCGGCAACAGGCTGTTCCTGCCGGCCCTGATCATCCCGGTGACCGCCTTGTTCGGGACCTTGCTCTACACCTACACGCCGCTTGGAGCATCCGGCCTGTTCGAAGCCAAGCGCGAAACCTATATCCTGCTGGGCCTCGGCGTGCTGCTGGCGCTGCTGACCATCTTTGTCTGGCTCCGGCCGCCGCTGCTGACCCCGCTGCAGGAAGGACGGCGGCTGATCGACTCGATCGGCTGGGCCGCGGTCCTGCCGCAGATGCTGGCCGCGCTGGGCGTGCTGTTCGCCGCCGCGGGCGTGGGTGACATCATTGGCGGCCTGACGCGCGCGGTGATCCCGGAAGGCAGCATCTTCCTGACCGCGGCTGTGTTCGGGGTCGGCATGGCGCTGTTCACGATGATCATGGGCAATGCCTTTGCCGCCTTTCCGGTGATGGCCGCAGCGGTCGGCGTACCCTTGCTGATTCAGGACTATGGCGGCGACCCGGCAGTGATCGGAGCCGTTGGCATGCTGGCGGGTTTCTGCGGAACGCTGATGACCCCGATGGCCGCCAACTTCAATCTCGTCCCCGCTGCGCTGCTGGAGCTCAAGGACCAATATGGGGTGATCAAGGCGCAGGTCGCGACCGCCCTGCCGCTGCTGGTCTTCAACATCCTGATCATCTCCGTGGCGGCCTTCCGGTGA
- a CDS encoding hydantoinase B/oxoprolinase family protein → MNRSWSFAIDRGGTFTDVIATSSDGRQRILKLLSERPDRYDDAALEAIRQVLNEEGGSLASVRMGTTVATNALLERKGERTALVTTRGFADVLRIGTQARPEIFARHIVLPSMLYTAVAEVAERVAADGAVLLPLDEEAARVVLGELRDRGFDSLAIILIHGWAYPAHEQRLAELARELGFAQVSVSHEVAPLIKFVSRGDTTVADAYLSPVLRRYVDRVAAGLGEAAELSFMQSNGGLAAAHAFRGKDAILSGPAGGVVGMVAAGAAHGEERLIGFDMGGTSTDVSHYAGALELAEESLVAGVRVRVPMMQIHTVAAGGGSICRFDGMRFRVGPESAGAQPGPACYRAGGPLTVTDCNLVLGRIVPELFPAVFGPKGDQTLDREHAFARIEEVAEAVRTASGKHLSAEEIAEGFLAIANENMVAAIRKISVARGYDVSRYTLACFGGAGGQHACSVADRLGMERILIHPLAGVLSAFGIGLAERKVIRERSWRQPLGVSHAEAMAELTSEARQALETQAVAPDSIRVAERARLRLEGSDTSIELPLAGQEALAANFHATHRQRFGYTDEGSPVIVEALVAEAVGGSGLPTALAQPAGPGAEATVHGAWSCYRRDALAEAQEVAGPALILDASSTTVVEPGWVAKRAHDGTLILSRTQPLQARRTIGSEVDPVRLEIFNNLFMAVAEEMGVALQATATSVNIKERLDFSCALFDAEGALIANAPHIPVHLGSMGESIRTIIEARGQGRDGRGIRRGDAYLLNDPYRGGTHLPDITVIVPVFLDEGDAPTGFVAARGHHADVGGIAPGSMPPESLSITQEGVLIDNELLVDEGRLREAEMLALLGSGEWPVRRPDRNMADLKAQLAACSRGADMLGRIAADYGPTVVTAYMGHVLANAEESVRQLLGGLEDGAFAYEMDNGAVVKVAIRVDRAARSAVFDFTGTSPQRPDNFNAPRAIARAASLYVVRTLMDDDIPLNDGCLRPVELVLPECSMLSPEFPAAVVAGNVETSQVVTDALFAATGRLAPSQGTMNNFTFGNAHHQYYETIAGGSGAGPDHDGTDAVQTHMTNSRLTDPEILETRLPVRLDRFAIRRGSGGAGRHHGGDGVVREITFLQPMRANILANRRRVAPAGLAGGAPAQPGRDWVERANGAVEPLGATGKADMAPGDRFIIETPGGGGFGERP, encoded by the coding sequence GTGAACCGCTCATGGTCGTTCGCCATCGACCGGGGTGGCACCTTTACCGACGTCATCGCCACCAGTTCGGATGGCCGGCAACGCATACTCAAGCTGCTGTCAGAGCGGCCCGACCGCTATGACGACGCCGCGCTGGAGGCCATCCGGCAGGTGCTGAACGAAGAAGGCGGAAGCCTCGCCTCGGTGCGGATGGGGACCACGGTCGCGACCAACGCGCTGCTCGAGCGCAAGGGCGAACGGACGGCGCTGGTCACCACGCGCGGCTTCGCCGATGTGCTGAGGATTGGGACGCAGGCGCGGCCGGAGATTTTCGCTCGCCACATCGTGCTGCCGTCGATGCTCTATACAGCGGTGGCGGAAGTGGCCGAGCGGGTCGCGGCGGACGGCGCGGTGCTTCTGCCGCTCGACGAGGAGGCGGCGCGGGTCGTGCTCGGCGAGCTTCGCGACCGGGGCTTCGACAGCCTCGCCATCATCCTGATACACGGCTGGGCCTATCCCGCGCACGAACAGCGCCTCGCCGAACTGGCGCGGGAACTTGGTTTCGCGCAGGTGTCCGTCAGCCACGAAGTCGCGCCGCTGATCAAGTTCGTCAGCCGCGGCGATACCACGGTAGCCGACGCCTATCTGTCGCCGGTGCTGCGCCGCTACGTTGACCGGGTCGCGGCTGGGCTGGGCGAGGCTGCGGAGCTGAGCTTCATGCAATCGAATGGCGGTCTTGCCGCTGCCCACGCCTTTCGCGGCAAGGATGCGATCCTGTCGGGCCCTGCCGGCGGCGTGGTGGGAATGGTCGCGGCGGGGGCGGCGCATGGCGAAGAGCGGCTAATCGGCTTCGACATGGGCGGCACCTCGACCGACGTGTCGCATTATGCCGGCGCGCTCGAACTGGCGGAGGAAAGCCTGGTTGCGGGCGTCCGGGTCCGCGTGCCGATGATGCAGATCCATACGGTGGCGGCGGGCGGCGGGTCGATCTGCCGGTTCGACGGCATGCGCTTCCGGGTCGGACCTGAGAGCGCCGGAGCGCAGCCGGGGCCGGCCTGTTACCGTGCCGGCGGGCCGCTGACGGTGACCGACTGCAATTTGGTCCTAGGTCGGATCGTGCCCGAGCTGTTTCCCGCGGTATTCGGGCCTAAGGGCGACCAGACGCTCGACCGCGAGCACGCCTTCGCTCGCATCGAAGAGGTGGCGGAGGCGGTCCGGACCGCGAGCGGCAAGCACCTCTCGGCGGAGGAGATCGCCGAGGGTTTCCTTGCCATCGCCAACGAGAACATGGTCGCCGCCATCCGCAAGATTTCGGTCGCGCGCGGGTATGACGTCAGCCGCTACACCCTGGCCTGCTTCGGCGGGGCGGGCGGGCAGCATGCCTGCTCGGTCGCCGACCGGCTGGGGATGGAGCGGATCCTGATCCACCCGCTGGCGGGCGTGCTGTCGGCGTTCGGGATCGGACTGGCCGAGCGCAAGGTCATTCGTGAGCGAAGCTGGCGGCAGCCACTCGGGGTGAGCCATGCCGAGGCCATGGCCGAATTGACCAGCGAGGCGCGGCAGGCGCTGGAGACCCAGGCCGTCGCGCCGGACAGCATCAGGGTCGCCGAACGGGCGCGGCTCCGGCTGGAAGGCAGCGACACGTCGATCGAGCTGCCCCTTGCCGGGCAGGAGGCGTTGGCGGCGAACTTTCACGCCACGCATCGGCAGCGGTTCGGCTACACCGACGAGGGCTCGCCCGTCATCGTTGAAGCGCTGGTCGCGGAAGCGGTCGGCGGGTCGGGGCTGCCGACGGCGCTGGCGCAGCCCGCAGGTCCTGGCGCCGAAGCGACGGTTCATGGTGCGTGGTCCTGCTATCGGCGCGACGCGCTGGCCGAGGCGCAGGAGGTCGCCGGCCCGGCACTGATCCTCGATGCTTCCTCGACCACGGTGGTCGAGCCCGGCTGGGTCGCGAAGCGGGCGCATGACGGGACGTTAATCCTGTCCCGCACGCAGCCGCTGCAAGCACGCCGCACGATCGGCAGTGAGGTCGATCCGGTCCGGCTGGAGATCTTCAACAACCTATTCATGGCGGTGGCCGAGGAAATGGGCGTGGCGCTGCAGGCCACCGCCACCTCGGTCAATATCAAGGAGCGGCTCGATTTCTCCTGCGCGCTGTTCGACGCCGAAGGGGCACTGATCGCCAACGCGCCGCACATTCCGGTACACCTGGGATCGATGGGCGAAAGCATCCGCACCATCATCGAGGCGCGTGGCCAAGGCCGCGACGGTCGCGGGATCCGGCGCGGCGACGCTTACCTGCTCAATGACCCCTATCGCGGCGGCACCCACCTGCCCGACATTACCGTGATCGTGCCGGTGTTCCTGGACGAGGGCGACGCGCCGACCGGTTTCGTCGCCGCACGCGGCCACCATGCCGACGTCGGCGGGATCGCGCCCGGGTCGATGCCGCCCGAAAGCCTCTCGATCACCCAGGAAGGCGTGCTGATCGACAATGAATTGCTGGTCGACGAGGGTCGCCTGCGCGAGGCGGAGATGCTGGCGCTGCTCGGCAGCGGCGAGTGGCCGGTCCGCCGTCCCGACCGCAACATGGCAGACCTCAAGGCGCAACTTGCCGCGTGCAGTCGCGGTGCCGACATGCTGGGCCGGATCGCCGCCGACTATGGGCCGACGGTCGTCACCGCCTACATGGGCCACGTCCTCGCCAATGCCGAGGAGAGCGTGCGGCAGTTGCTCGGTGGCCTGGAAGACGGCGCGTTCGCCTACGAAATGGACAATGGCGCGGTGGTGAAGGTAGCGATCCGCGTCGACCGGGCCGCGCGATCGGCAGTGTTCGACTTCACCGGCACCAGCCCGCAGCGGCCCGACAACTTCAACGCCCCGCGCGCGATCGCCCGGGCCGCCTCGCTCTATGTCGTCCGGACTCTGATGGACGACGACATTCCCTTGAACGACGGCTGCCTCAGACCGGTCGAACTGGTGCTGCCGGAGTGCTCTATGCTGTCGCCCGAATTTCCCGCCGCGGTTGTCGCCGGCAATGTCGAAACCAGCCAGGTCGTCACCGACGCGCTGTTCGCCGCCACCGGGCGGCTGGCGCCGAGCCAGGGCACGATGAACAACTTCACCTTCGGCAACGCGCATCACCAATATTACGAAACCATCGCCGGCGGGTCGGGCGCGGGCCCGGACCATGACGGAACGGATGCGGTGCAGACCCACATGACCAACAGCCGGCTGACTGATCCCGAAATCCTGGAGACCCGGTTGCCGGTCCGGCTCGACCGCTTCGCCATCCGCCGCGGATCGGGTGGCGCTGGCCGTCACCATGGCGGTGACGGAGTGGTGCGCGAGATCACGTTCCTTCAGCCGATGCGGGCCAACATCCTCGCCAACCGGCGGCGGGTAGCACCCGCAGGGCTGGCCGGCGGCGCCCCTGCCCAGCCCGGGCGCGACTGGGTCGAGCGGGCGAACGGCGCGGTCGAACCACTCGGTGCGACGGGCAAGGCCGACATGGCACCCGGCGACCGCTTCATCATCGAAACGCCGGGTGGCGGCGGGTTTGGAGAGCGCCCATGA
- a CDS encoding alpha,alpha-trehalose-phosphate synthase (UDP-forming), whose amino-acid sequence MSRLIVISNRVSAATGGATGAQGGLSVALTSALRESGGLWFGWSGNVTEEFSGQISFHREDGVTTATVDLEEQDVEEYYNGYANRTLWPLFHYRVDLAEYRRGFADGYQRTNERFAETVFPLIEPDDMVWVQDYHMIPLGQELRKRGCDNRIGFFLHTPWPPRRLLLTLPEASDLVATLFAYDVIGFHTDEWLQSFVEFVVFESGGVYEDGILKLEGRQIRLIICPIGIDSDEFATLATGKTAQQTFRQMRESANGRAMIVGVDRLDYSKGLEERFLGYERFLVESPEERKEVFLLQIAPPSRGTVESYKRIRSTLEGLSGRINGAHADLDWVPIRYVNQGYPRAVLAGVYRAARIALVTPIRDGMNLVAKEFVAAQDPEDPGVLILSRFAGAAVQLTEALLINPYSAEEMADAIRTALAMPKAERIRRWQAMFEVVCQQDVLWWRVRFTDALTQGHGT is encoded by the coding sequence ATGAGCCGCCTTATCGTCATCTCCAATCGGGTGTCCGCGGCGACCGGCGGAGCGACCGGCGCGCAGGGCGGCCTCTCGGTCGCGCTGACCTCCGCGCTGCGCGAAAGCGGCGGCCTGTGGTTCGGCTGGTCGGGCAATGTCACCGAGGAATTTTCCGGTCAGATCAGCTTCCACCGCGAGGACGGGGTCACCACCGCGACGGTCGACCTCGAGGAACAGGACGTCGAGGAATACTATAACGGCTACGCCAATCGCACCCTGTGGCCCTTATTTCATTACCGCGTCGATCTCGCCGAATACCGCCGCGGATTTGCCGACGGATATCAGCGTACGAACGAGCGCTTTGCCGAGACGGTGTTTCCCCTGATCGAACCCGACGACATGGTCTGGGTGCAGGATTATCACATGATCCCGCTCGGCCAGGAGCTGCGCAAGCGCGGGTGCGACAATCGCATCGGCTTCTTCCTGCACACGCCGTGGCCACCGCGCCGTCTGCTCCTGACCCTGCCCGAAGCCTCGGATCTGGTCGCGACGCTATTCGCCTATGACGTCATCGGCTTTCATACCGACGAGTGGCTGCAATCGTTCGTGGAATTCGTCGTGTTCGAAAGCGGCGGTGTCTACGAGGACGGCATCCTCAAGCTCGAAGGGCGGCAGATCCGCCTGATCATCTGTCCGATCGGGATCGACAGCGACGAATTCGCCACGCTGGCCACGGGGAAAACGGCGCAGCAGACCTTCCGCCAGATGCGCGAAAGCGCGAATGGCCGGGCGATGATCGTCGGCGTCGACCGGCTGGACTATTCCAAGGGACTGGAAGAGCGCTTCCTCGGCTACGAGCGTTTCCTGGTGGAAAGCCCCGAAGAGCGGAAGGAGGTCTTCCTGCTTCAGATCGCGCCGCCGTCGCGGGGAACGGTGGAAAGCTACAAGCGCATCCGCAGCACGCTGGAGGGACTGTCGGGCCGTATCAACGGGGCCCATGCCGACCTCGACTGGGTACCCATCCGGTACGTCAATCAGGGCTATCCTCGCGCTGTCTTGGCCGGCGTCTACCGGGCCGCCCGGATCGCGCTGGTGACCCCGATCCGCGACGGCATGAACCTGGTCGCCAAGGAGTTCGTCGCGGCGCAGGACCCCGAAGATCCCGGCGTCCTTATCCTGTCACGCTTCGCCGGTGCCGCCGTGCAATTGACCGAGGCCCTGCTGATCAACCCCTACAGCGCCGAAGAGATGGCGGACGCGATCCGCACAGCGCTGGCCATGCCCAAGGCCGAGCGCATCCGCCGCTGGCAGGCGATGTTCGAAGTGGTCTGCCAGCAGGACGTGCTCTGGTGGCGAGTCCGGTTCACCGATGCCCTCACGCAAGGCCATGGCACTTGA
- the eda gene encoding bifunctional 4-hydroxy-2-oxoglutarate aldolase/2-dehydro-3-deoxy-phosphogluconate aldolase, with product MTLEEVMHAAPVIPVLVLDGEHDPVALAETLVEAGLPVLEVTLRTPQALGAIRAMAGVKGAIVGAGTVLNEWQLFEAREAGARFIVAPGLTKGLTRAVASTGLAYLPGVATAGDIMRGLDLGLTRFKFFPAEASGGLPALRALSAPFGAVRFCPTGGITEASAPEWLAEPAVTCIGGSWMVKKGMSLAEIGDAAARAASLARS from the coding sequence ATGACGCTCGAAGAGGTGATGCACGCCGCGCCGGTGATCCCCGTGCTGGTGCTGGACGGCGAGCATGATCCGGTGGCGCTGGCGGAAACGCTGGTCGAGGCGGGTCTTCCGGTGCTCGAAGTCACCCTTCGAACCCCGCAGGCGCTGGGCGCGATACGTGCAATGGCGGGGGTCAAGGGCGCGATCGTCGGGGCCGGCACGGTGCTCAACGAGTGGCAATTGTTCGAAGCGCGCGAGGCGGGAGCGCGGTTCATCGTCGCGCCGGGCCTGACCAAGGGCTTGACCCGCGCCGTTGCCTCGACTGGGCTCGCCTATCTGCCCGGAGTTGCCACCGCGGGCGATATCATGCGCGGGCTCGACCTTGGCCTGACCCGCTTCAAATTCTTTCCGGCCGAGGCGTCGGGCGGCCTTCCGGCGCTCCGTGCTCTGTCCGCCCCGTTCGGGGCCGTTCGCTTCTGCCCGACCGGCGGAATCACCGAGGCGAGCGCGCCCGAGTGGCTGGCCGAGCCTGCCGTCACCTGCATCGGCGGAAGCTGGATGGTGAAGAAGGGCATGAGCCTGGCCGAGATCGGCGATGCGGCGGCACGCGCCGCGTCCCTCGCCCGGAGCTGA
- a CDS encoding DUF2891 domain-containing protein yields the protein MSGLTRETAARFARIALGHVAQEYPHKLDHVLLSDGDAVPPRVLHPIFFGSFDWHSCVHGWWTLLTLRRLFPDLPEAERITILADDSFTADKAAAELAYLYRPQSGGFERPYGWAWVLALHGEAERHEDRSWASRLEPLARAFAERLSTYLDKLTYPITVGTHFNTSFALTLALEWAQSHDQELAEVIGGWAERCFADERDYRGWEPGGDEFLSPALSVALLMSRVRSRKAFAPWFEGFLLDNGVLEARFDPAFVSDRSDGKTAHLDGLNLSRAWALRSIRRSLAPHPSEPVLERLADANFAAALPYLSGDYAGEHWLATFALRAVMAGQVVTD from the coding sequence GTGAGCGGGCTGACGCGGGAGACGGCGGCGCGGTTCGCCCGAATAGCCCTTGGTCACGTCGCCCAGGAATATCCTCACAAGCTAGATCATGTGCTGCTGAGCGACGGCGACGCGGTGCCGCCGCGCGTGCTCCACCCGATCTTCTTTGGCAGCTTCGACTGGCACAGCTGCGTCCATGGCTGGTGGACCCTGCTGACCCTCCGCCGGCTGTTCCCGGACCTGCCCGAGGCCGAGCGGATCACAATTCTGGCGGACGACAGCTTCACCGCCGACAAGGCAGCAGCCGAGCTTGCCTATCTCTATCGCCCGCAATCGGGCGGGTTCGAGCGGCCCTATGGCTGGGCCTGGGTACTGGCGCTGCACGGGGAGGCTGAGCGGCACGAGGATCGCTCCTGGGCCAGCCGCCTCGAACCCCTCGCCCGCGCCTTTGCCGAGCGTCTGAGTACCTACCTCGACAAACTGACCTACCCGATAACGGTCGGGACCCATTTCAACACCTCGTTCGCGCTGACGCTGGCGCTCGAGTGGGCGCAGTCGCACGATCAGGAGCTGGCCGAGGTGATCGGCGGCTGGGCCGAGCGCTGCTTCGCCGACGAGCGCGACTATCGCGGGTGGGAGCCTGGCGGGGACGAGTTCCTGTCCCCTGCCCTCAGCGTCGCGCTGCTGATGTCGCGAGTCCGGAGCCGGAAGGCGTTCGCGCCGTGGTTCGAGGGCTTCCTGCTCGACAACGGGGTACTCGAGGCGCGTTTCGATCCGGCGTTCGTATCCGATCGCAGCGACGGCAAGACCGCGCATCTCGACGGGCTCAACCTCAGCCGGGCCTGGGCCCTGCGCTCGATCCGCCGCAGCCTTGCTCCACATCCGTCAGAGCCCGTGCTGGAACGCCTCGCGGATGCAAACTTCGCTGCCGCCCTGCCCTATCTCAGCGGCGACTATGCCGGCGAGCATTGGCTGGCGACCTTTGCCCTCCGTGCCGTGATGGCGGGCCAGGTCGTGACGGACTAG
- a CDS encoding DUF969 domain-containing protein has protein sequence MNYWPLLGILLVVAGFALRLNPMLVVTAAALATGLLAGLDPLAVIATFGKAFNDNRIIAIVWIVLPVIGMLERFGLQQRAAAVIRSMQRATTGKLLLLYLGYRQITAAIGLHSTAGHAQTVRPLVAPMALAAAEKEHGELDEKTAERVKAMAAATDNVGVFFGEDIFFAIGSIVLIQATLATYGIDLAPLQLAVWAIPTAILAFLVHGARLLLLDRRLRKPRR, from the coding sequence ATGAACTATTGGCCCCTGCTCGGCATCCTGCTGGTGGTCGCCGGCTTTGCCTTGCGGCTGAATCCGATGCTGGTGGTCACCGCCGCGGCGCTCGCCACCGGGCTACTCGCCGGACTCGACCCGCTGGCGGTGATCGCCACCTTCGGCAAGGCGTTCAACGACAACCGGATCATCGCCATTGTTTGGATCGTGCTTCCGGTGATCGGCATGCTGGAACGGTTCGGACTGCAGCAGCGCGCCGCCGCCGTGATCCGCTCCATGCAGCGGGCAACCACCGGCAAATTGCTCCTGCTCTATCTCGGCTATCGTCAGATCACCGCCGCCATCGGCCTTCATTCCACCGCCGGTCACGCCCAGACGGTCCGGCCGCTGGTCGCCCCCATGGCGCTGGCCGCGGCCGAAAAGGAGCATGGCGAGCTGGACGAGAAAACCGCCGAAAGGGTGAAGGCGATGGCGGCAGCCACTGACAACGTCGGAGTGTTCTTCGGCGAGGACATCTTCTTCGCTATCGGCTCGATCGTGCTGATCCAGGCGACCCTGGCAACCTATGGCATTGACCTTGCCCCGCTGCAGTTGGCGGTGTGGGCGATCCCGACCGCGATCCTTGCCTTCCTGGTCCACGGCGCGCGCCTGCTGCTGCTCGACCGCCGGCTGCGGAAGCCGCGGCGATGA
- a CDS encoding glycoside hydrolase family 15 protein, with protein MTTLDLWPIGNCQVSALVDRTGAMVWACVPRVDGDPLFSSLLGGEQPAQGQWAIDLDGEVEVEQSYQRNTPILVTRKTDAVGNAIEIVDFCPRFQRLGRTYRPAAFVRLVLPVSGSPRIRVRLRPTQNWGEAAEPLPGGSNHIRYDLPALPMRLTTDAPVTLVREERLFRLERPLVFFMGPDEPFTDDLSRAANEMLRSTSAEWQEWVRGLATPVEWQEAVIRAAITLKLCQHEETGAIVAALTTSIPEHAGSQRNWDYRYCWIRDAYYTVQALNRLGALDVLEGYLSYLRNIVDEAKGGHIQPLYGLSGEARLEERMEGGLAGYRGMGPVRVGNQAYEQVQHDAYGQIVLSNVQAFFDQRLFRMATAEDFAALEKVGDRAFELFDQPDAGLWELRTRKHVHTYSAAMCWAACDRLAHAAEALGLDDKATHWSDRADHVRARIEQAAWREDTQRISATFEGDDLDASLIQLLDLRFFTPDDPRFSGTLKAVEEGLRRGSHMLRYATEDDFGLPETAFNVCTFWLIEALQATGREADARVLFEEMLSRRTGAGLLSEDIDPQTGELWGNYPQTYSLVGTINCAVLLSKPWSSVR; from the coding sequence ATGACCACGCTCGATCTCTGGCCGATCGGCAACTGCCAGGTCAGCGCCCTCGTCGACCGGACGGGTGCGATGGTCTGGGCGTGCGTCCCCCGGGTCGACGGCGACCCGCTCTTTTCCAGTCTCCTCGGCGGTGAGCAGCCAGCGCAGGGACAGTGGGCCATCGACCTCGATGGGGAGGTCGAGGTCGAGCAATCCTACCAGCGCAACACGCCGATCCTCGTCACCCGCAAGACGGACGCAGTCGGCAATGCGATCGAGATCGTTGACTTCTGTCCGCGCTTCCAGCGGCTCGGACGCACCTATCGCCCGGCCGCCTTCGTGCGCCTGGTCCTCCCGGTGAGCGGCAGCCCGCGCATCCGCGTTCGGCTGCGCCCGACGCAGAACTGGGGCGAGGCGGCCGAGCCGTTGCCCGGCGGATCAAACCACATCCGCTACGACCTCCCCGCCCTCCCGATGCGGCTGACGACCGACGCCCCGGTGACGCTGGTGCGGGAAGAACGGCTGTTTCGGCTAGAACGGCCACTGGTCTTCTTCATGGGCCCCGACGAGCCGTTCACCGACGACCTGTCGCGCGCCGCCAACGAGATGCTGCGAAGTACGTCGGCCGAGTGGCAGGAATGGGTGCGCGGCCTTGCGACACCGGTCGAATGGCAGGAGGCGGTGATCCGCGCCGCCATCACCCTCAAGCTCTGCCAGCATGAGGAGACCGGAGCGATCGTCGCCGCGCTGACGACCTCGATCCCGGAGCATGCCGGATCGCAACGCAACTGGGACTATCGTTACTGCTGGATCCGCGACGCCTATTACACCGTCCAGGCATTGAACCGGCTGGGCGCGCTCGACGTCCTCGAAGGCTATCTCAGCTACCTGCGCAACATCGTCGATGAGGCGAAGGGCGGACACATTCAGCCCTTGTATGGCCTGAGCGGCGAGGCCCGGCTCGAGGAGCGGATGGAGGGAGGCCTTGCCGGCTATCGCGGCATGGGACCGGTGCGGGTCGGCAACCAGGCTTACGAGCAAGTGCAGCACGATGCCTACGGCCAGATCGTCCTGTCCAACGTACAGGCCTTTTTCGACCAGCGCCTTTTCCGAATGGCGACCGCGGAAGACTTTGCGGCGCTAGAAAAGGTCGGGGATCGCGCTTTCGAATTGTTTGACCAGCCCGACGCCGGGCTGTGGGAGCTTCGCACCCGCAAGCATGTCCATACCTATTCGGCGGCAATGTGCTGGGCGGCCTGCGATCGTCTGGCGCATGCGGCCGAAGCACTCGGGCTCGATGACAAGGCCACCCACTGGTCGGATCGAGCCGACCACGTCCGCGCCCGGATCGAACAGGCGGCGTGGCGCGAAGACACTCAGCGGATCTCGGCGACCTTCGAAGGCGACGACCTCGACGCCAGCCTGATCCAGTTGCTCGACCTGCGCTTTTTCACCCCCGACGATCCGCGCTTCAGCGGAACGCTGAAAGCCGTCGAGGAAGGGCTGCGGCGCGGATCGCACATGCTCCGATACGCCACCGAAGACGATTTCGGCCTGCCCGAAACGGCCTTCAATGTCTGCACCTTCTGGCTGATTGAGGCGCTCCAGGCGACCGGGCGGGAGGCTGACGCGCGGGTCCTGTTCGAGGAAATGCTCTCGCGCCGCACCGGCGCCGGGCTTCTGTCGGAGGATATCGATCCGCAGACCGGCGAGTTGTGGGGCAACTACCCGCAGACCTATTCGCTGGTCGGCACCATCAATTGCGCTGTCCTCCTCAGCAAACCCTGGAGCTCGGTCCGATGA